From Acidipropionibacterium acidipropionici, one genomic window encodes:
- a CDS encoding ABC transporter substrate-binding protein, giving the protein MSVSRRGFLAGLGGLGTAAVLSACGSSDSGSSGSTASAGSSAAFSGKGPINFATGKDTTGKLQEILDGWNKSHPDEKVTLKELPESADDQRSAMIQNFQVKSDAYSVVGMDPIWVAEFASQQWVQALPSGTDTSKLLKSSVDAATYFKKLYGVPFTTNGELLFYRKDLLDAAGVAVPKTWDEMWAAWEKVKGTPAAKGMTAYAGQLSKYEGLTVNFTSAVLSAGGAVYDEENKPTVNTDEAKAGLQTLVDGFKKGYIGKPNLTYKEEESRQAFQDGKVMFLVNWPYVYPKAAATDGSSKVAGKFGIAPVPGIGSGTGTTVLGGLILGVSSFAKNKATALAFAQYMATESVQKEWTIASSQAPVATSLYSDADVIKAYPYTETLKKALDNAGTRPMAHNYGDVTLAIQNAVYPALSGGKSVDETLKSLQSKLETLAK; this is encoded by the coding sequence ATGTCAGTTTCACGTCGTGGATTTCTCGCCGGGCTCGGTGGCCTCGGCACCGCAGCAGTCCTGAGCGCCTGCGGCTCAAGTGATTCCGGTTCGTCCGGCTCCACCGCCAGCGCCGGCTCGAGCGCCGCCTTCAGCGGCAAAGGGCCCATCAATTTCGCCACCGGTAAGGACACCACCGGAAAGCTCCAGGAGATTCTCGACGGGTGGAACAAGTCCCACCCGGACGAGAAGGTCACCCTCAAGGAGCTGCCCGAGTCCGCCGATGACCAGCGCTCCGCCATGATCCAGAACTTCCAGGTCAAGTCGGACGCCTACTCGGTGGTCGGCATGGACCCGATCTGGGTCGCCGAGTTCGCCTCCCAGCAGTGGGTCCAGGCGCTGCCCTCGGGCACCGACACCTCGAAGCTGCTGAAGTCCAGCGTCGACGCCGCCACCTACTTCAAGAAGCTCTACGGCGTCCCCTTCACCACCAACGGCGAGCTGCTGTTCTACCGCAAGGATCTGCTGGACGCCGCCGGCGTGGCCGTCCCGAAGACCTGGGACGAGATGTGGGCCGCCTGGGAGAAGGTCAAGGGCACCCCGGCCGCCAAGGGCATGACGGCCTACGCCGGCCAGCTCTCCAAGTACGAGGGCCTCACCGTCAACTTCACCTCGGCCGTCCTGTCGGCGGGAGGGGCCGTGTACGACGAGGAGAACAAGCCCACCGTCAACACCGACGAGGCCAAGGCCGGTCTGCAGACGCTGGTCGACGGCTTCAAGAAGGGCTACATCGGCAAGCCGAACCTCACCTACAAGGAGGAGGAGTCGCGTCAGGCCTTCCAGGACGGCAAGGTCATGTTCCTGGTGAACTGGCCCTACGTCTACCCGAAGGCCGCCGCCACCGACGGCTCCTCGAAGGTGGCCGGCAAGTTCGGCATCGCCCCGGTGCCGGGCATCGGCTCGGGCACCGGCACCACGGTGCTCGGCGGCCTCATCCTCGGCGTCTCCTCCTTCGCGAAGAACAAGGCCACGGCCCTGGCCTTCGCCCAGTACATGGCCACCGAGTCGGTGCAGAAGGAGTGGACGATCGCCAGCAGCCAGGCGCCCGTGGCCACCTCGCTGTACTCCGATGCCGACGTCATCAAGGCCTACCCCTACACCGAGACCCTCAAGAAGGCCCTGGACAACGCCGGGACCCGCCCGATGGCTCACAACTACGGCGACGTCACCCTGGCCATCCAGAACGCCGTCTACCCGGCGCTCAGCGGCGGCAAGAGCGTCGATGAGACCCTCAAGTCCCTGCAGTCGAAGCTGGAGACCCTCGCCAAGTAA
- a CDS encoding carbohydrate-binding protein yields MMRPLRRGRVLAAATAAAMAGTALVTTPAASAAPQTQNDTPVIGAEALSFGAGVAGPMDLTGEGGLDWLHPTGSGVEQKNTDHHTLTLAALDPSLKISTLGDSPVRMSWSDGTAAASNSATTDGAVYNNEETGTGDVSSQKIGYTLTVAPADTTRRLTVVTGTWQADSTLTVSGTDGGKAVYTKKVSTQGNAEAKRYTVTIAAGQGASVTAKVMKTYHKAGNVSLMAATLADTAVSPALSFAPTPESMNLTKEGDVDWLHLTGATVNRSADGDGSLQFSKRDADGTISKQSDNPVTYSWTNGTPTATQTGTRGGGVFNTRGGDDFTKPWGWNLTVAKASTDRTLRFVAGVYQSSATVSVTLDDGRPAAATTMVIGAAASSKLFTVQIPAGHSATVSAQLANKTKTTGNVTLAGATLSAAGMPAELSRLIAQVDDADITDADEFTTAQLDTEEAAAKAAENGSAEAVATAYTRLSAAFTAAQNGAGEAKYTYSSNAGLTSSFGWEGDKDAPIAFIDGSYRLRDQNNAMITFGVPDIPGKIKWYNAEGYLPSFISEYSKNGLDITVQSFSDEATVDGNRYEIAYSRMTVHNSGSAAATLPKVSRKLIGLTASASQTSVAPGATVTRDYAVGADRFGGSYAWPSEEKIAALGSFDTHYAHMRSYWNQRVSRIAQITALPDKRLIDAYKAGYIYTLIIRDDVDGQKQLHVGENGYDKMWDHDTIGIVSTLLTMGDFSYAKDYLATLPAQLQYQDAKWKYSVPYAIYLQRTGDSAFVKEHFDTIKANTHTITTDREDDGAGVMKITNAIDSNGHWTVDNWSALYGLSTYRYVATSLGQTSEADWAKAEYDSLLKATTAKITETQKAKNLNYIPMAVDQANEDGPRKDPRDANWASMFLFGGWGWGSYLYGMPQASSMLTQIDQTYAYGIDRRKDVSDSPYNFGGYPHGYYSSAYNAGYGSAALRGEKYRDIGIKAYQFMIDHSQSGPFGWWEGVDYPKDTSPWNISHAAGGGGSNQHMWGQAMGSNVLWDSLVSLKSDGSVIIGRGVPSEWVASGKNVAVSNVPVNNGGRIGYSLSTSGSTVTVKLTGDREKVTSTSIELAAARNNISHVALKGAGSSLAGIDLAGGRIRVPKGTSEVTITLGKPAAWSASTVYNVGDVVSSGGSTWQAGWWTRGEKPGSTATGAWQEMRADSDGVAVWTASRVFTAGEVATHDGITYRAKWWTRNQAPGSPSGPWEVLK; encoded by the coding sequence ATGATGAGACCACTCAGACGAGGCAGAGTGCTCGCGGCCGCCACAGCGGCGGCGATGGCGGGCACGGCCCTGGTAACGACACCCGCGGCATCGGCCGCCCCCCAGACGCAGAACGACACGCCGGTGATCGGCGCCGAGGCGCTGTCCTTCGGGGCCGGCGTCGCCGGGCCCATGGACCTGACCGGGGAGGGCGGTCTGGACTGGCTGCATCCCACCGGCTCCGGCGTCGAGCAGAAGAACACCGATCACCACACCCTGACGCTGGCGGCCCTCGACCCCTCCCTCAAGATCTCCACCCTGGGCGACTCGCCGGTGCGGATGTCCTGGAGCGACGGCACCGCAGCCGCCTCAAACTCAGCGACCACCGACGGTGCCGTCTACAACAACGAGGAGACCGGCACCGGTGACGTCTCCTCCCAGAAGATCGGCTACACCCTCACCGTCGCACCCGCCGACACCACCCGACGACTCACCGTCGTCACCGGCACCTGGCAGGCCGACTCGACGCTGACCGTCTCCGGAACGGATGGCGGCAAGGCCGTCTACACGAAGAAGGTCTCCACCCAGGGCAATGCCGAGGCCAAGCGCTACACGGTGACCATCGCCGCCGGTCAGGGGGCGAGCGTCACCGCCAAGGTGATGAAGACCTACCACAAGGCCGGCAACGTCTCCCTGATGGCCGCCACCCTGGCCGACACCGCCGTCTCCCCCGCGCTGAGTTTCGCGCCGACCCCCGAATCCATGAACCTCACCAAGGAGGGCGACGTCGACTGGCTGCACCTGACCGGGGCGACCGTCAACCGCTCGGCCGACGGCGACGGCTCCCTCCAGTTCTCCAAACGCGACGCCGACGGCACCATCTCCAAGCAGTCCGACAACCCGGTGACCTATTCATGGACCAACGGGACGCCGACCGCCACCCAGACCGGCACCCGGGGAGGCGGCGTCTTCAACACCCGCGGCGGTGACGACTTCACCAAGCCGTGGGGCTGGAATCTCACCGTCGCCAAGGCCTCGACCGACCGCACCCTGAGATTCGTCGCCGGCGTCTACCAGTCCTCGGCGACGGTCTCGGTCACCCTGGACGACGGCCGCCCGGCCGCCGCGACCACCATGGTGATCGGCGCCGCGGCGTCCTCCAAGCTCTTCACGGTGCAGATCCCCGCCGGGCACTCGGCCACCGTCTCGGCCCAGCTGGCCAACAAGACGAAGACCACCGGCAACGTCACCCTGGCCGGGGCGACCCTGTCCGCGGCCGGGATGCCGGCCGAGCTGAGCAGGCTCATCGCCCAGGTCGACGACGCCGACATCACCGACGCCGACGAGTTCACCACCGCCCAGCTCGACACCGAGGAGGCCGCCGCCAAGGCGGCCGAGAACGGATCGGCCGAGGCCGTGGCCACCGCCTACACCCGCCTGTCGGCGGCCTTCACCGCCGCACAGAACGGGGCCGGAGAGGCCAAGTACACCTACTCCAGCAATGCCGGGCTCACCAGCTCCTTCGGCTGGGAGGGCGACAAGGACGCCCCCATCGCCTTCATCGACGGCTCCTACCGGCTGCGCGATCAGAACAACGCGATGATCACCTTCGGGGTGCCCGACATCCCCGGCAAGATCAAGTGGTACAACGCCGAGGGGTACCTGCCCTCCTTCATCTCCGAGTACTCCAAGAACGGCCTGGACATCACCGTCCAGTCCTTCTCCGACGAGGCGACGGTCGACGGCAACCGGTACGAGATCGCCTACTCGCGGATGACCGTGCACAACTCCGGATCGGCCGCCGCGACGCTGCCGAAGGTCTCCCGCAAGCTCATCGGGCTCACGGCGTCCGCCTCGCAGACCAGCGTGGCGCCCGGCGCCACCGTCACCCGCGACTACGCCGTCGGGGCCGACCGCTTCGGCGGCAGCTACGCCTGGCCGAGCGAGGAGAAGATCGCGGCCCTTGGGTCCTTCGACACCCACTACGCGCACATGCGCAGCTACTGGAACCAGCGCGTCTCCAGGATCGCCCAGATCACCGCGCTGCCCGACAAGCGGCTCATCGACGCCTACAAGGCCGGATACATCTACACGTTGATCATCCGCGATGACGTCGACGGGCAGAAGCAGCTGCACGTCGGGGAGAACGGGTACGACAAGATGTGGGACCACGACACGATCGGCATCGTCTCCACCCTGCTGACCATGGGCGATTTCAGCTACGCCAAGGACTACCTGGCCACCCTGCCGGCCCAGCTGCAGTACCAGGACGCGAAGTGGAAGTACTCCGTCCCCTACGCCATCTACCTGCAGCGCACCGGCGACTCCGCCTTCGTGAAGGAGCACTTCGACACCATCAAGGCGAACACCCACACCATCACCACCGACCGCGAGGACGACGGCGCCGGCGTCATGAAGATCACCAATGCCATCGACTCGAACGGCCACTGGACGGTGGACAACTGGTCGGCCCTGTACGGCCTGTCGACATATCGGTATGTGGCGACCAGCCTGGGCCAGACCTCCGAGGCGGACTGGGCGAAGGCCGAGTACGACTCCCTGCTCAAGGCCACCACGGCGAAGATCACCGAGACGCAGAAGGCCAAGAACCTCAACTACATCCCGATGGCCGTCGACCAGGCCAACGAGGACGGGCCGCGCAAGGATCCCCGCGACGCCAACTGGGCGTCCATGTTCCTGTTCGGCGGCTGGGGCTGGGGCTCCTACCTGTACGGGATGCCGCAGGCCTCCAGCATGCTCACCCAGATCGACCAGACCTACGCCTACGGGATCGATCGCCGCAAGGACGTCTCGGACTCCCCGTACAACTTCGGCGGCTACCCGCACGGCTACTACTCCAGCGCCTACAACGCCGGATACGGGTCGGCGGCGCTGCGCGGAGAGAAGTACCGCGATATCGGCATCAAGGCCTACCAGTTCATGATCGACCACTCGCAGTCCGGCCCCTTCGGCTGGTGGGAGGGGGTCGACTACCCCAAGGACACCTCCCCGTGGAACATCTCCCACGCCGCCGGCGGAGGAGGCTCGAACCAGCACATGTGGGGCCAGGCGATGGGCTCCAATGTGCTGTGGGACTCGCTCGTCTCGCTGAAGTCCGACGGATCGGTGATCATCGGTCGCGGGGTGCCCTCCGAATGGGTGGCCTCCGGCAAGAACGTCGCCGTGTCCAACGTCCCGGTGAACAACGGCGGGCGGATCGGCTACTCGCTGAGCACCTCCGGGAGCACCGTGACGGTGAAGCTCACCGGGGACCGGGAGAAGGTGACGTCGACCAGCATCGAGCTGGCCGCCGCGAGGAACAACATCTCGCACGTGGCGCTCAAGGGGGCCGGATCCTCCCTGGCCGGGATCGACCTGGCCGGCGGACGGATCCGGGTGCCCAAGGGCACCAGCGAGGTGACCATCACCCTCGGGAAGCCCGCGGCGTGGTCGGCGAGCACGGTCTACAACGTGGGCGACGTCGTCAGCTCCGGCGGCTCGACCTGGCAGGCCGGCTGGTGGACCCGCGGCGAGAAGCCCGGCAGCACCGCCACCGGAGCCTGGCAGGAGATGAGGGCCGACTCCGACGGGGTGGCCGTCTGGACGGCGTCGCGCGTCTTCACCGCCGGTGAGGTGGCGACCCACGACGGCATCACCTACCGGGCGAAGTGGTGGACCCGCAACCAGGCCCCCGGCTCGCCGTCTGGCCCCTGGGAGGTGCTGAAGTAG
- a CDS encoding alpha-glucosidase: MTIGTPDAVNQAAEPTPAPGSTRHSVADDSAAHHARAQDETQWWRSAVVYQIYPRSFADSNGDGVGDLQGIIDHLDHLVALGVDAVWLSPAYRSPMADNGYDISDYRDIDPIFGDLATMDRLIAEMHARGLRLVMDLVVNHTSDQHAWFRDALTGPDAEHRDWYIWRDPRPGATAHDAGPGQWRGDEPNGWVSAFSGPAWAWDEASGQYYLHIFAPGQPDLNWENPKVRQAVYTMMNWWLARGVDGFRMDVINLISKPAWGPDDAGPAMNACSVGPRLHDFLAEMNREVMATSDKVLMTVGEMPSVTLDEAADVSGRDRHELNMVFQFEHVWLDNGPDGDKYRPVPLRLADMKANMARWAGLCETGWNSLYLGNHDQPRFVSRWGDEAHREQSSTAWAAMLHAHPGTPFIYQGDELGMTDAHFGSIDQYRDVETLGYWHRAVDLDGRDPDEVMAGVRYISRDNARTPVQWTAGDNAGFTTGTPWLAVNPNYAEINAQTQVGVPGSVFEFHAALCRLRHELPVLTDGSIELLDADHPRLWWVRRRLDGVTLDAVANMSSDPLAVAEASEPVPEGRVVLTNHPGQEVTDTLAPWEVRWTLS, translated from the coding sequence ATGACCATTGGGACCCCCGACGCCGTGAACCAGGCCGCGGAGCCGACCCCGGCCCCCGGCTCCACCCGTCACAGCGTCGCCGACGACAGTGCCGCCCACCACGCACGGGCACAGGACGAGACACAGTGGTGGCGTTCCGCGGTGGTCTACCAGATCTACCCGCGCTCCTTCGCCGACTCCAACGGCGACGGGGTCGGCGACCTGCAGGGCATCATCGACCACCTCGACCATCTGGTGGCCCTCGGCGTCGACGCCGTCTGGCTCTCCCCGGCCTACCGCTCCCCGATGGCCGACAACGGTTACGACATCTCCGACTACCGGGACATCGACCCGATCTTCGGAGACCTGGCCACCATGGACCGGCTCATCGCCGAGATGCACGCCCGCGGCCTGCGACTGGTGATGGACCTCGTCGTGAACCACACCTCCGACCAGCACGCCTGGTTCCGCGACGCCCTCACCGGCCCCGACGCCGAGCACCGCGACTGGTACATCTGGCGAGACCCCCGGCCCGGCGCCACCGCCCACGATGCGGGCCCCGGCCAGTGGCGCGGCGACGAGCCGAACGGCTGGGTGTCGGCCTTCTCGGGGCCGGCATGGGCCTGGGACGAGGCTTCCGGCCAGTACTACCTGCACATCTTCGCCCCCGGTCAGCCCGACCTGAACTGGGAGAACCCGAAGGTCCGGCAGGCCGTGTACACGATGATGAACTGGTGGCTGGCAAGGGGCGTCGACGGCTTCCGGATGGACGTCATCAACCTTATCTCCAAACCCGCCTGGGGCCCCGACGACGCCGGCCCGGCGATGAACGCCTGCTCGGTGGGCCCCCGCCTCCACGACTTCCTGGCCGAGATGAACCGCGAGGTGATGGCCACCAGCGACAAGGTGCTCATGACCGTCGGCGAGATGCCCTCGGTCACCCTGGACGAGGCCGCCGACGTGTCGGGCCGCGACCGCCACGAGCTCAACATGGTCTTCCAGTTCGAGCACGTCTGGCTCGACAACGGGCCCGACGGCGACAAGTACCGCCCCGTCCCGCTGCGCTTGGCCGACATGAAGGCCAACATGGCCCGCTGGGCAGGGCTGTGCGAGACCGGGTGGAACTCCCTCTACCTGGGCAACCACGACCAGCCGCGATTCGTGTCACGGTGGGGGGACGAGGCCCACCGTGAGCAGTCGTCGACGGCCTGGGCCGCCATGCTCCACGCCCACCCCGGCACCCCGTTCATCTACCAGGGCGACGAGCTGGGGATGACGGACGCCCACTTCGGGTCGATCGACCAGTACCGCGACGTCGAGACCCTCGGCTACTGGCACCGGGCCGTCGACCTCGACGGCCGCGATCCCGACGAGGTGATGGCCGGCGTGCGCTACATCAGCCGGGACAACGCCCGCACCCCGGTGCAGTGGACCGCCGGCGACAACGCCGGTTTCACGACGGGGACCCCATGGCTGGCGGTCAACCCCAACTATGCCGAGATCAACGCGCAGACCCAGGTCGGCGTCCCCGGCAGCGTCTTCGAGTTCCATGCGGCGCTGTGCCGGCTGCGCCACGAACTGCCGGTGCTCACCGACGGCTCGATCGAGCTGCTGGACGCCGACCATCCCCGGCTGTGGTGGGTCCGCCGCCGGCTCGACGGCGTCACTCTGGACGCCGTGGCGAATATGTCCTCGGACCCCCTGGCCGTCGCCGAGGCCTCCGAGCCGGTCCCGGAGGGCCGGGTGGTCCTCACGAACCACCCCGGTCAGGAGGTCACCGACACCCTGGCCCCCTGGGAGGTGCGCTGGACCCTGTCCTGA
- a CDS encoding phosphatase domain-containing protein, with protein sequence MLIVMRGLPGSGKSTWAADRVADDPRATAVVSRDHYRMMLHATSSPVDGIMEDEITELEADAVVRLLARGHTVIADDTNLPHRRVREWLGLAEGCGVAWRVEDLTDVPLETCLERNRHRDRQVPEDLIHDWHARYIADGRARPKVWEPIPGGFIAAEVGAPYTPVPGTPAAVLVDIDGTVADRFSADGAELRGPYDWSRVSLDRPRAAIVDHVRMAAEHMKVIFLSGRPETCRADTLAWLDEHVGVPIEGLYMRPAERSRDKDSVVKLALFDEHIRTRYTVHSVLDDRSQVVAMWRRLGLTVLQVAPGMF encoded by the coding sequence GTGCTCATCGTGATGCGGGGCCTTCCCGGCTCCGGGAAGTCCACCTGGGCGGCGGATCGCGTCGCCGACGATCCGCGGGCCACCGCCGTCGTCTCCCGCGATCACTACCGGATGATGCTGCACGCCACGAGCTCCCCGGTCGACGGGATCATGGAGGACGAGATCACCGAGCTGGAGGCCGACGCGGTGGTGCGGCTGCTGGCTAGGGGACACACGGTGATCGCCGACGACACGAATCTGCCCCATCGGCGGGTCCGCGAGTGGCTGGGGCTGGCCGAGGGGTGCGGCGTCGCATGGCGGGTGGAGGATCTCACCGACGTGCCGCTGGAGACCTGCCTGGAGCGCAACCGTCACCGTGACCGGCAGGTGCCCGAGGATCTCATCCATGACTGGCACGCCCGCTACATCGCCGACGGGAGGGCCCGCCCGAAGGTCTGGGAGCCGATCCCCGGAGGATTCATCGCCGCCGAGGTCGGGGCGCCCTACACCCCGGTGCCCGGTACCCCTGCCGCGGTGCTGGTCGACATCGACGGCACCGTGGCCGATCGGTTCAGCGCCGACGGGGCCGAACTGCGCGGGCCCTACGACTGGTCCAGGGTGTCCCTCGACCGGCCCCGGGCGGCGATCGTCGACCATGTGAGAATGGCCGCCGAGCACATGAAGGTGATCTTCCTCTCGGGGCGCCCCGAGACCTGCCGGGCCGACACTCTCGCCTGGCTCGATGAGCATGTCGGCGTGCCGATTGAGGGGCTGTACATGCGCCCCGCCGAGCGCTCCCGGGACAAGGACTCGGTGGTGAAGCTGGCGCTGTTCGACGAGCACATCAGAACCCGCTACACGGTGCACTCCGTGCTCGACGACCGCTCGCAGGTGGTCGCCATGTGGCGTCGTCTGGGGCTGACGGTGCTCCAGGTGGCGCCCGGGATGTTCTGA
- a CDS encoding LacI family DNA-binding transcriptional regulator: MMSPRRSQAQPGPRSQSTVRMADVARAAGVSTMTVSHAYNHPDRLAAATLTKVREAARKLNYYGPDPSARSLSRGRTDSIAIVVGEGLLYAFSDPQSGQFLAGVASVCVEQRQSLSLLPVVGDVTDAARIRESPADAFILWTGVNEGSLLDAIMSTGRPVAIQGAMPGSIAPASNCTS; the protein is encoded by the coding sequence ATGATGTCGCCCCGACGGTCCCAGGCACAGCCCGGCCCGCGCTCCCAGTCGACGGTGAGAATGGCCGACGTCGCGCGCGCCGCCGGCGTGTCCACGATGACCGTGTCGCACGCCTACAACCATCCGGACCGGCTGGCGGCCGCGACCCTGACGAAGGTGCGCGAGGCGGCGAGAAAACTCAACTACTACGGCCCGGACCCCTCGGCCCGGTCGCTGAGTCGCGGCCGGACCGACAGCATCGCGATCGTGGTGGGCGAGGGCCTGCTCTACGCCTTCAGCGACCCGCAGTCCGGCCAGTTCCTCGCCGGGGTGGCCTCGGTCTGCGTGGAGCAGCGCCAGAGCCTGAGCCTGCTGCCGGTTGTCGGCGACGTCACCGACGCCGCGCGGATCAGAGAGTCCCCGGCCGACGCCTTCATCCTGTGGACCGGCGTCAACGAGGGCTCGCTGCTGGACGCCATCATGTCGACCGGCCGACCGGTGGCCATTCAGGGTGCGATGCCCGGCTCCATCGCCCCCGCGAGCAACTGCACGTCGTGA
- a CDS encoding substrate-binding domain-containing protein: protein MTIDDRQAARAVARQTFTEASRPAVLSFELAAHQQPEVIVGPDLETIRFPGARHRLMGFRDACQDLGMDWSRVPVAVVSSNDRRGAQGVVATLLSRHRPDAVVAMSDQLALAVLDQAREELLEVPSELTVSGWDDSAQAVGADLTSVHQDLRSQGIQCAELVLGLRDQVAESPWSLSLRESTRRVR, encoded by the coding sequence GTGACGATCGACGACCGGCAGGCCGCCAGGGCGGTGGCCCGCCAGACCTTCACCGAGGCCTCCCGCCCGGCGGTGCTGAGCTTCGAACTGGCAGCCCACCAGCAGCCGGAGGTGATCGTCGGGCCGGACCTGGAGACGATCCGGTTCCCGGGAGCGCGGCACCGGCTGATGGGTTTCAGGGACGCCTGCCAGGACCTGGGCATGGACTGGTCGCGGGTCCCGGTGGCGGTGGTGAGCAGCAACGACCGGAGGGGCGCTCAGGGAGTCGTGGCGACCCTGCTGTCTCGGCACCGGCCCGACGCCGTGGTCGCGATGAGCGACCAGCTGGCGCTGGCGGTGCTCGACCAGGCGCGAGAGGAGCTGCTGGAGGTGCCCTCCGAACTGACCGTGAGCGGATGGGACGACTCCGCACAGGCCGTGGGGGCGGACCTCACCAGCGTCCACCAGGATCTGCGGTCGCAGGGGATCCAGTGCGCCGAACTGGTACTGGGGCTTCGGGATCAGGTGGCCGAGTCGCCGTGGTCGCTGTCGCTGAGGGAGTCGACCCGTCGGGTGAGGTGA
- a CDS encoding carbohydrate deacetylase produces MERTGLDMDRRRRLVITADDFGYDPATNDLVLALIRGGFVTSTTVLAVSEELHPRQLARLQHLADAGLCTIGLHFATTSDRNRSGWRPLSAQGRALTEADGRLPTGGTTAERRATSRIIGAELAAQYSRLDEYGLRPTRLDSHSGTLYGLRAHSDQNKPLREGIRFAAEHDLALRMPRSVRLVVGPMTPPQISRPHAAAVELADHHGVRLPAEMATNPFPYPFIPGYRSLLAYYLRLLPRLPAGTTEIFLHPGSDSPASRHRFGGSWIKRIWEARMLRDPIWRAALKTQGIELVTTW; encoded by the coding sequence GTGGAGCGCACCGGCTTGGACATGGATCGGCGGCGCCGGCTGGTGATCACCGCCGACGACTTCGGCTACGACCCGGCCACCAATGACCTCGTGCTGGCCCTCATCAGGGGCGGATTCGTCACCTCCACCACCGTCCTGGCGGTCTCCGAGGAGCTCCACCCGCGCCAGCTCGCCCGGCTCCAGCACCTGGCAGATGCCGGACTGTGCACCATCGGCCTGCACTTCGCCACCACCTCGGACCGCAACCGCAGCGGCTGGCGTCCACTCTCGGCACAGGGACGCGCCCTCACCGAGGCCGACGGTCGTCTGCCCACCGGCGGCACGACCGCCGAACGGCGCGCCACCTCCCGGATCATCGGCGCCGAGCTGGCCGCGCAGTACTCCCGACTCGACGAGTACGGCCTGCGCCCCACCCGCCTGGACTCCCACTCGGGCACCCTCTACGGGCTGCGCGCGCATTCAGATCAGAACAAGCCCCTGCGGGAGGGGATCCGATTCGCCGCCGAGCACGATCTGGCCCTGAGGATGCCGCGGTCAGTGCGCCTGGTCGTCGGCCCGATGACTCCCCCGCAGATCTCCCGGCCGCACGCCGCCGCGGTGGAGTTGGCCGACCACCACGGCGTCCGCCTCCCGGCCGAGATGGCGACGAACCCCTTCCCCTATCCGTTCATCCCCGGATACCGCTCCCTGCTGGCCTACTACCTGCGGCTGCTGCCCAGGCTCCCGGCCGGCACCACGGAGATCTTCCTGCACCCCGGATCGGACTCCCCGGCGTCGCGCCACCGCTTCGGCGGCTCGTGGATCAAGCGGATCTGGGAGGCCCGGATGCTGCGCGACCCGATCTGGCGCGCCGCGCTCAAGACCCAGGGCATCGAGCTGGTCACCACCTGGTGA